The Streptomyces aurantiacus genome includes a region encoding these proteins:
- a CDS encoding penicillin acylase family protein → MPPNTTASSGQKPGKSGRKKGRRARLILIVLVLAIIGGVAYGAFWSISTVRASFPQTKGSLTLDALSGPVDVKRDGHGIPQIYASTDEDLFMAQGYVQAQDRFYEMDVRRHMTAGKLSEMFGESQVDEDEFLRTLGWERVAEKEYRTKLSAETKKYLQAYAKGVNAYLKGKDGADISLEYAALGFSNDYKPKAWTPVDSVAWLKAMAWDLRGNMQDEIDRSLMTSRLGPKQIADLYPDYPYDRNKPIVQEGQYNSVTEEYEQSSGTGTGTAAGSAAGTGLANGTTAPSGLQSQLSGLYNVLDDVPEAVGVNGNGIGSNSWVVGGEHTISGKPLLANDPHLSPSLPSVWYQMGLHCKSVSEKCRYDVSGYTFAGMPGVVIGHNENISWGMTNSGADVTDLYLEKLTGDGYEYDDKVLPFTTRKEKIDVAGGESKSIVVRETNNGPLLSDRYDELVKVGKKAGVDSAAPDRGDGYAIALRWTALDPGTSMDAVFAMNRAANWTDFRKAAALFDVPSQNLVYADTENHIGYQLPGRIPIRGEGDGSLPSPGWDSEYRWTGYIDQDELPYEYDPKRGYIVTANQAVVDKDKYPYTLTTDWGYGTRSQRIADLIESKIKNGGKVSTDDMRQMQLDNSSEIAKLLVPKLLKIDVDDKYVREAQKLLEGWNYTQDADSAAAAYFNATWRNILKLAFGNKLPKELRVKGQCLYVEPTDSTGPVDNEDDKVRECGQRDADSAQPDGGDRWFEVVRKILDDEDNDWWSAPKTRTDQTVVDTRDELFARALTDARWELTAKLGKDIDTWSWGRLHRLYLKNQTMGIEGPGFLQYMLNRGPYNMGGGEAAVNATGWNAAGGYSVVWVPSMRMVVNLDDFDKSKWINLTGASGHAYSAHYIDQTGKWVKGELLPWVSSDRAVDKATSDTLVLQP, encoded by the coding sequence ATGCCCCCCAACACCACCGCATCTTCCGGTCAAAAGCCCGGCAAGTCCGGCAGGAAGAAGGGGCGCAGAGCCCGTCTGATCCTGATCGTCCTGGTTCTGGCCATCATCGGCGGCGTCGCCTACGGGGCGTTCTGGAGCATCAGCACCGTCCGTGCCTCCTTCCCGCAGACCAAGGGTTCCCTCACGCTCGACGCCCTGTCGGGCCCCGTGGACGTGAAGCGGGACGGCCACGGGATCCCGCAGATCTACGCCTCGACCGACGAGGACCTGTTCATGGCGCAGGGCTACGTCCAGGCGCAGGACCGGTTCTACGAGATGGACGTCCGCCGCCACATGACCGCGGGCAAGCTCTCCGAGATGTTCGGCGAGAGCCAGGTCGACGAGGACGAGTTCCTGCGCACGCTCGGCTGGGAGCGGGTGGCGGAGAAGGAGTACAGGACCAAGCTGTCCGCGGAGACGAAGAAGTACCTCCAGGCCTACGCCAAGGGGGTCAACGCCTACCTGAAGGGCAAGGACGGCGCGGACATCTCCCTGGAGTACGCGGCTCTGGGCTTCTCCAACGACTACAAGCCCAAGGCGTGGACCCCGGTCGACTCCGTGGCCTGGCTCAAGGCGATGGCCTGGGACCTGCGCGGCAACATGCAGGACGAGATCGACCGCTCCCTGATGACCAGCCGCCTCGGCCCGAAGCAGATCGCCGACCTGTACCCGGACTACCCGTACGACCGGAACAAGCCGATCGTGCAGGAGGGCCAGTACAACAGCGTCACCGAGGAGTACGAGCAGAGCAGCGGCACCGGAACCGGAACCGCTGCGGGCTCCGCGGCCGGCACCGGGCTGGCGAACGGCACCACGGCCCCCTCGGGACTCCAGAGCCAGCTGTCGGGTCTCTACAACGTGCTCGACGACGTCCCCGAGGCCGTCGGCGTGAACGGCAACGGCATCGGATCCAACTCCTGGGTCGTCGGCGGCGAGCACACCATCAGCGGCAAGCCCCTGCTGGCCAACGACCCGCACCTGTCGCCCTCGCTCCCGTCGGTCTGGTACCAGATGGGCCTGCACTGCAAGAGCGTCTCGGAGAAGTGCCGGTACGACGTCTCGGGGTACACCTTCGCCGGCATGCCGGGTGTGGTGATCGGCCACAACGAGAACATCTCCTGGGGCATGACCAACTCCGGCGCCGACGTCACCGACCTGTACCTGGAGAAGCTCACCGGGGACGGCTACGAGTACGACGACAAGGTGCTGCCCTTCACCACCCGCAAGGAGAAGATCGACGTCGCGGGCGGTGAGAGCAAGTCCATCGTCGTCCGGGAGACCAACAACGGCCCGCTGCTGTCCGACCGCTACGACGAGCTCGTGAAGGTCGGCAAGAAGGCCGGTGTCGACAGCGCGGCCCCCGACCGCGGCGACGGCTACGCGATCGCCCTGCGCTGGACCGCCCTGGATCCGGGCACGTCCATGGACGCCGTCTTCGCGATGAACAGGGCCGCGAACTGGACGGACTTCCGCAAGGCCGCCGCCCTCTTCGACGTGCCGTCGCAGAACCTGGTCTACGCGGACACCGAGAACCACATCGGCTACCAGCTGCCCGGCCGGATCCCGATCCGCGGCGAGGGCGACGGCTCGCTGCCGTCGCCCGGCTGGGACTCCGAGTACCGCTGGACCGGTTACATCGATCAGGACGAGCTGCCGTACGAGTACGACCCGAAGCGCGGATACATCGTGACCGCCAACCAGGCCGTCGTCGACAAGGACAAGTACCCGTACACGCTCACCACGGATTGGGGCTACGGCACGCGCAGCCAGCGGATCGCCGATCTGATCGAGTCGAAGATCAAGAACGGCGGCAAGGTCTCGACGGACGACATGCGCCAGATGCAGCTCGACAACAGCAGCGAGATCGCCAAGCTGCTGGTGCCCAAGCTGCTCAAGATCGACGTGGACGACAAGTACGTCCGCGAGGCGCAGAAGCTCCTGGAGGGCTGGAACTACACCCAGGACGCCGACTCGGCCGCGGCCGCGTACTTCAACGCGACCTGGCGCAACATCCTCAAGCTCGCCTTCGGCAACAAGCTGCCCAAGGAGCTGCGGGTCAAGGGCCAGTGCCTGTACGTCGAGCCGACCGACTCCACGGGCCCGGTCGACAACGAGGACGACAAGGTGCGCGAGTGCGGCCAGCGCGACGCGGACAGCGCGCAGCCGGACGGCGGTGACCGCTGGTTCGAGGTGGTCCGCAAGATCCTCGACGACGAGGACAACGACTGGTGGTCGGCGCCCAAGACGCGCACCGACCAGACCGTCGTGGACACGCGTGACGAGCTGTTCGCGCGGGCCCTCACGGACGCGCGCTGGGAGCTCACCGCCAAGCTCGGCAAGGACATCGACACCTGGAGCTGGGGCCGGCTGCACCGGCTGTACCTGAAGAACCAGACGATGGGCATCGAGGGTCCCGGCTTCCTGCAGTACATGCTCAACCGCGGCCCGTACAACATGGGCGGCGGCGAGGCGGCGGTGAACGCCACCGGCTGGAACGCGGCGGGCGGCTACTCGGTGGTCTGGGTGCCGTCGATGCGCATGGTGGTGAACCTCGACGACTTCGACAAGTCCAAGTGGATCAACCTCACCGGTGCCTCCGGCCATGCCTACAGCGCCCACTACATCGACCAGACGGGCAAGTGGGTCAAGGGCGAACTGCTGCCGTGGGTCTCCTCGGACCGGGCGGTCGACAAGGCCACGTCGGACACACTGGTGCTGCAGCCCTAG